The following are encoded together in the Streptomyces flavofungini genome:
- a CDS encoding PQQ-dependent sugar dehydrogenase, which translates to MRRPLPRPSRAFGALVAAATTAALCVALPTAHSAPLPRAATYEAETAQVVKGKVESNHAGHTGTGFVNFDVVSDAYVEFTVEAERPGATKLDFRYANGTSADRPLDVTVNGTQAADNLSFPGTGAWTTWRTASVTTTLTSGPNKIRAATSGVDGPNLDSLTVTPQGPADTEKPSAPKDLRKDKEPTTTSVSLAWTAATDNVKVTGYDVYQHGQLMKQVDGDTLATTVTGLTPETSYDWTVFARDAASNVSDASNPVTVATLPTPPDDEPPSVPTGLRATGKTATSVDLAWTPSTDNVKVTGYEIHRDGAAAGTSETASTTVAGLTAGTAYTFKVRAVDAKGNKSAFGPGISVTTAGSQPGGTPDPGTVKTLASGVDVAWGVAFLPDGSGIFTERNTFTVHRLTKSGQKTLLGKVPNSQTTGGEGGLMGVEVSPTFATDHYVYFLHTSSEGNRIARMTLENNTLSGYKVLLDGMTKSRFHNGGRLRFGPDGKLYAGMGDAQNDSRAQDKNSLNGKILRINPDGSIPSDNPFGNAVWSLGHRNPQGLDFDSKGRLWQAEFGDSIMDEVNLIQRGGNYGWPNCQGTSGSCSGYVAPKKTWPTASASPSGITIVNDHVFVATTKGERVYRLRIDSGSNLVEQKTYFQGTYDRLRTVEVDPDGDIWLTTSTDKDGTAGNDRILLIDVVYSGGPDPQPGDFKLSSGSFADNATIPDKYTCAGDGTAGQDISPPLAWSAGATRAKAYAVLFADVAGNGNKLHWALWDIPAARSGVPEKLGPGFDVPGLDGAKQKAMGSGANSRQYFGPCPGGSSHPYTFTLHALNTAKVPGLTSASSMSQIETAVKNASTASVKLRGKSAAGT; encoded by the coding sequence GTGAGACGCCCCCTCCCCCGGCCGTCCAGGGCGTTCGGCGCCCTGGTCGCCGCGGCCACCACCGCCGCGCTCTGCGTGGCCCTGCCCACCGCCCACTCCGCCCCCCTCCCCCGCGCCGCGACGTACGAGGCCGAGACCGCCCAGGTCGTCAAGGGCAAGGTGGAGTCCAACCACGCCGGGCACACCGGCACCGGCTTCGTGAACTTCGACGTGGTGTCCGACGCGTACGTGGAGTTCACCGTCGAGGCGGAGCGCCCCGGCGCCACGAAGCTCGACTTCCGCTACGCCAACGGAACGTCCGCCGACCGGCCGCTCGACGTCACCGTCAACGGCACCCAGGCCGCCGACAACCTCTCCTTCCCCGGCACCGGCGCCTGGACCACCTGGAGGACCGCGAGCGTCACCACGACCCTCACCTCCGGCCCGAACAAGATCCGTGCCGCCACCTCGGGCGTGGACGGCCCCAACCTCGACAGCCTGACCGTCACCCCGCAGGGCCCGGCGGACACCGAGAAGCCGTCGGCCCCCAAGGACCTACGCAAGGACAAGGAGCCGACCACCACCTCCGTGTCCCTCGCCTGGACCGCGGCCACCGACAACGTGAAGGTCACCGGCTACGACGTGTACCAGCACGGCCAGCTGATGAAGCAGGTCGACGGCGACACCCTGGCCACCACGGTGACCGGCCTGACGCCCGAGACCAGTTACGACTGGACCGTCTTCGCGCGCGACGCCGCCTCGAACGTCTCCGACGCCAGCAACCCGGTCACCGTCGCGACGCTGCCCACACCGCCGGACGACGAGCCGCCGAGCGTCCCCACGGGGCTGCGCGCGACCGGCAAGACGGCGACGAGCGTCGATCTGGCCTGGACGCCGTCCACCGACAACGTGAAGGTCACGGGGTACGAGATCCACCGTGACGGCGCCGCCGCCGGCACCTCTGAGACCGCGTCCACGACCGTCGCGGGCCTGACGGCGGGCACCGCGTACACGTTCAAGGTGCGGGCCGTCGACGCCAAGGGCAACAAGTCGGCGTTCGGGCCCGGGATCAGCGTCACCACCGCGGGCTCCCAGCCCGGCGGCACCCCCGACCCCGGCACCGTGAAGACCCTCGCAAGCGGCGTGGACGTGGCCTGGGGCGTGGCGTTCCTGCCGGACGGCTCCGGGATCTTCACCGAGCGGAACACCTTCACCGTGCACCGGCTGACCAAGTCCGGCCAGAAGACGCTGCTGGGCAAGGTGCCCAACTCCCAGACCACGGGCGGCGAGGGCGGCCTGATGGGCGTGGAGGTCTCGCCGACCTTCGCCACCGACCACTACGTGTACTTCCTGCACACCTCGTCCGAGGGCAACCGCATCGCCCGGATGACACTGGAGAACAACACGCTCAGCGGCTACAAGGTGCTGCTCGACGGCATGACCAAGAGCCGCTTCCACAACGGCGGAAGGCTGCGGTTCGGACCCGACGGCAAGCTGTACGCGGGGATGGGCGATGCCCAGAACGACTCCCGGGCGCAGGACAAGAACTCCCTCAACGGCAAGATCCTGCGCATCAACCCCGACGGTTCGATCCCGTCCGACAACCCCTTCGGCAACGCCGTGTGGTCCCTCGGCCACCGCAACCCGCAGGGACTCGACTTCGACTCCAAGGGCCGCCTGTGGCAGGCCGAGTTCGGCGACAGCATCATGGACGAGGTCAATCTGATCCAGCGGGGCGGCAACTACGGCTGGCCCAACTGCCAGGGCACCAGCGGCAGTTGCTCCGGCTACGTCGCGCCGAAGAAGACCTGGCCGACGGCGTCCGCATCGCCCAGCGGCATCACGATCGTCAACGATCACGTCTTCGTGGCCACGACCAAGGGTGAGCGGGTCTACCGGCTGCGCATCGACTCCGGATCCAACCTGGTGGAACAGAAGACGTACTTCCAGGGGACGTACGACCGGCTGCGCACCGTCGAGGTCGACCCGGACGGCGACATCTGGCTGACCACGTCCACGGACAAGGACGGCACGGCGGGCAACGACCGGATCCTGCTCATCGACGTCGTCTACTCCGGCGGCCCCGACCCTCAGCCCGGCGACTTCAAGCTGTCCAGCGGCTCCTTCGCCGACAACGCCACCATCCCCGACAAGTACACCTGCGCCGGGGACGGCACCGCGGGCCAGGACATCTCGCCCCCGCTGGCCTGGAGCGCGGGCGCCACCCGGGCGAAGGCCTACGCCGTGCTCTTCGCCGACGTCGCAGGCAACGGCAACAAGCTCCACTGGGCCCTGTGGGACATCCCCGCCGCCCGCTCCGGGGTCCCCGAGAAACTGGGCCCGGGCTTCGACGTCCCCGGCCTGGACGGCGCGAAGCAGAAGGCCATGGGCAGCGGCGCCAACTCCCGTCAGTACTTCGGCCCGTGCCCGGGCGGCTCCTCGCACCCGTACACGTTCACGCTCCACGCCCTGAACACCGCGAAGGTGCCGGGACTCACCTCCGCCTCCTCGATGTCCCAGATCGAGACGGCCGTCAAGAACGCGAGCACGGCGTCCGTGAAACTGCGCGGAAAGTCGGCCGCGGGAACGTGA
- a CDS encoding ArsR/SmtB family transcription factor, producing the protein MTTAAPSARALAHPAREEIRLEGVLHALSDPLRMLIVRELAAGAEAGLTCSHFDLPVTKSTSTHHFRVLREAGVIQQNYRGTAKLNGLRRDDLDALFPGLLDSILDAAARQAQRLGT; encoded by the coding sequence ATGACGACCGCCGCACCGAGCGCCCGCGCGCTCGCTCACCCGGCGCGCGAGGAGATCCGCCTCGAAGGCGTGCTGCACGCGCTGTCCGATCCGCTGCGCATGCTCATCGTGCGGGAGCTTGCCGCCGGCGCGGAGGCGGGCCTGACGTGCTCGCACTTCGACCTGCCCGTCACCAAGTCCACGTCCACGCACCACTTCCGGGTGCTGCGCGAGGCGGGCGTGATCCAGCAGAACTACCGGGGCACGGCGAAGCTGAACGGCCTGCGCAGGGACGACCTGGACGCGCTGTTCCCCGGACTCCTGGACAGCATTCTCGACGCGGCGGCCCGGCAGGCGCAGCGGCTCGGCACCTGA
- a CDS encoding NADH:flavin oxidoreductase/NADH oxidase, translating into MSALFEPCTLRSLTIPNRVWMAPMCQYSAVASGPDMGVPTDWHFAHYAARATGGTGLILVEATAVSPEGRISPADLGIWNDTQVEAFRRITGFLKEHGTVPGVQLAHAGRKASTDRPWLGGAPLAPGSAEGWQPVGPSPVAYDERHSVPTELTVDQIHDVARQFADAARRALAAGFEVAEVHGAHGYLIGEFLSPHSNRRTDAYGGAFENRVRFALEVVDAIRAVWPEDKPLFFRISATDWLEEGGWTADDTVRFAALLKEHGVDLLDVSTGGNAAGVKIPVAPGYQVPFAARVRAETGLPVAAVGLITGVEQAEKIVANGEADAVLLGRELLRSPSWARQAARELGAEVRVPQQYLRSV; encoded by the coding sequence GTGAGCGCGCTGTTCGAGCCCTGCACCCTGCGATCGCTGACCATCCCGAATCGCGTGTGGATGGCGCCGATGTGTCAGTACTCGGCGGTGGCGTCGGGCCCGGACATGGGCGTCCCGACCGACTGGCACTTCGCGCACTACGCGGCGCGCGCCACCGGCGGCACCGGCCTGATCCTGGTCGAGGCGACCGCCGTGAGCCCCGAGGGCCGCATCTCCCCGGCCGACCTCGGCATCTGGAACGACACGCAGGTCGAGGCGTTCCGCCGCATCACCGGCTTCCTCAAGGAGCACGGCACCGTCCCGGGCGTCCAGCTGGCGCACGCGGGCCGCAAGGCGTCCACCGACCGGCCGTGGCTCGGCGGCGCGCCGCTCGCGCCCGGTTCGGCGGAGGGCTGGCAGCCGGTGGGGCCGAGCCCGGTGGCGTACGACGAGCGGCACAGCGTACCGACGGAGTTGACCGTCGATCAGATCCATGACGTGGCGCGGCAGTTCGCGGACGCCGCGCGGCGCGCCCTGGCCGCCGGGTTCGAGGTCGCCGAAGTGCACGGCGCGCACGGCTATCTGATCGGCGAGTTCCTCTCGCCGCACTCCAACCGGCGCACCGACGCCTACGGCGGGGCGTTCGAGAACCGCGTGCGCTTCGCCCTGGAGGTCGTGGACGCCATCCGCGCCGTGTGGCCCGAGGACAAGCCGCTGTTCTTCCGCATCTCCGCGACCGACTGGCTCGAGGAGGGCGGCTGGACGGCGGACGACACGGTGCGCTTCGCCGCGCTTCTGAAGGAGCACGGCGTCGATCTGCTCGACGTCTCCACCGGCGGCAACGCCGCGGGCGTCAAGATCCCCGTCGCGCCCGGCTACCAGGTCCCGTTCGCCGCGCGGGTCCGCGCGGAGACGGGGCTTCCGGTCGCCGCCGTCGGCCTGATCACCGGTGTCGAGCAGGCCGAGAAGATCGTCGCCAACGGTGAGGCGGACGCCGTGCTGCTCGGCCGTGAGCTGCTGCGCAGCCCTTCGTGGGCGCGCCAGGCGGCGCGCGAGCTCGGCGCGGAGGTGCGGGTGCCGCAGCAGTACCTGCGGTCCGTCTGA
- a CDS encoding peptidase S1, protein MPNFIRKAAVLAAAMAASLLVSVAPAQADTPAPATQADTRYPIGGGTGIFQQFVQTPAGAKVKSCTLTAVGYDKAGDLVGLTNAHCFVDEAGNKVHGDKVYLDRSPHGTFFSPAPLPSSLEFLEVGVIGEVTYISEGNGYYTGGVAGPDYAVIKFDPTKVTPTNTVDSPSGSVTITSLGARPDVGTRLCKMGHRTGKTCGKVVGHGPESIGRFISAIATNAGDSGGPVVNGTTLVGNLWGFPGHTSIEFIIRDMNARGGVGAGFHLA, encoded by the coding sequence ATGCCCAACTTCATACGCAAGGCCGCTGTCCTGGCCGCGGCGATGGCGGCCTCGCTGCTCGTCTCCGTGGCCCCCGCCCAGGCCGACACCCCGGCCCCCGCGACACAGGCCGACACCCGCTACCCGATCGGCGGCGGCACGGGGATCTTCCAGCAGTTCGTGCAGACGCCGGCGGGAGCGAAGGTCAAGAGCTGTACGTTGACGGCGGTCGGCTATGACAAGGCCGGCGACCTCGTGGGCCTGACCAACGCGCACTGTTTCGTCGACGAAGCGGGCAACAAGGTGCACGGCGACAAGGTCTACCTCGACAGGTCTCCGCACGGCACCTTCTTCTCCCCCGCCCCGTTGCCCAGCAGCCTTGAGTTCCTCGAGGTCGGCGTGATCGGCGAGGTGACCTACATCAGCGAGGGCAACGGTTACTACACCGGCGGCGTGGCGGGCCCCGACTACGCCGTGATCAAGTTCGACCCGACCAAGGTGACCCCGACGAACACGGTCGACAGCCCGTCGGGCTCGGTGACCATCACCTCACTCGGCGCCCGCCCCGACGTCGGCACTCGCCTGTGCAAGATGGGCCACCGGACCGGAAAGACCTGTGGCAAGGTCGTCGGCCACGGCCCGGAGAGCATCGGCCGCTTCATCAGCGCCATCGCCACCAACGCTGGCGACTCCGGCGGGCCCGTCGTCAACGGAACCACCCTCGTCGGCAATCTCTGGGGCTTCCCCGGCCACACCTCGATCGAGTTCATCATCCGCGACATGAACGCCCGAGGCGGTGTGGGCGCAGGCTTCCACCTCGCCTGA
- a CDS encoding FAD-dependent oxidoreductase: MQIAVVGSGPSGVYTAQSLVQQDRVPDVRVDVLDRLPCPYGLVRYGVAPDHEKIKSLQNNLRTVLEHERVRFFGGVEIGPRTLPPARLLDMYHAVVYCVGAATDRHLGIPGEDLPGSCSATEFVSWYSAHPDVAVNGAGPPDRFVRGVESAVVIGVGNVAVDVARMLARGAAELTPTDIPQEALGVLAQSPVREVHMVGRRGPSQARFTTKELRELGSLPDTEVVVDPAELALDPAYADPSGLPAANRRNVEVMRGWAAAPPEQAPARRIRLRFFLRPVAVLDAQGRVGGVRFERTLPDGRGGVTGSGTYEDIAGQLVLRSVGYRGVPLDGLPFDEGTGTVPHAAGRVLRDGTVSPGEYVAGWIKRGPTGVIGTNRPCAKETALSLLDDAPALLDRAVASDPAAALRAAGVDPVEWPGWQAIERAEAELGRSLGRGSVKIPDWPGLLSAARGGLSGRAG, translated from the coding sequence GTGCAGATCGCCGTCGTGGGATCGGGTCCGAGCGGGGTCTACACCGCGCAGAGCCTGGTGCAGCAGGACCGCGTGCCGGACGTGCGGGTCGACGTGCTCGACCGGCTGCCGTGCCCGTACGGCCTCGTGCGCTACGGCGTGGCACCGGACCACGAGAAGATCAAGTCCCTCCAGAACAACCTGCGTACGGTCCTGGAGCACGAGCGGGTGCGGTTCTTCGGAGGTGTCGAGATCGGCCCCCGGACCCTGCCCCCCGCGCGACTGCTCGACATGTACCACGCGGTGGTCTACTGCGTGGGCGCGGCCACGGACCGGCACCTGGGCATACCCGGCGAGGACCTGCCCGGCAGTTGCTCGGCCACGGAGTTCGTGTCCTGGTACAGCGCCCACCCTGATGTGGCGGTCAACGGCGCGGGGCCGCCCGACCGCTTCGTGCGCGGGGTGGAGTCGGCCGTGGTCATCGGCGTCGGGAACGTGGCGGTGGACGTGGCGCGGATGCTGGCGCGCGGCGCCGCCGAGCTCACGCCGACCGACATTCCGCAGGAGGCCCTCGGCGTCCTCGCCCAAAGCCCGGTGCGCGAGGTGCACATGGTGGGGCGGCGCGGGCCTTCGCAGGCGCGGTTCACCACGAAGGAACTGCGGGAGCTCGGCTCGCTGCCGGACACCGAAGTCGTCGTGGACCCGGCGGAGTTGGCGCTCGACCCGGCGTACGCGGACCCGTCGGGCCTGCCCGCCGCGAACCGGCGCAACGTCGAGGTGATGCGCGGCTGGGCGGCAGCGCCCCCTGAGCAGGCGCCCGCCCGGAGGATCCGGCTGCGCTTCTTCCTGCGGCCGGTCGCCGTGCTCGACGCGCAAGGACGGGTCGGCGGGGTGCGGTTCGAGCGGACGCTCCCGGACGGGCGCGGCGGGGTGACGGGCTCGGGGACGTACGAGGACATCGCGGGCCAGCTGGTGCTGCGGTCCGTCGGCTATCGCGGGGTGCCGCTGGACGGGCTGCCGTTCGACGAGGGGACCGGCACTGTGCCGCACGCGGCGGGGCGGGTCCTGCGCGACGGCACGGTCTCCCCCGGGGAGTACGTGGCGGGCTGGATCAAGCGCGGCCCCACGGGCGTCATCGGCACCAACCGCCCCTGCGCCAAGGAGACGGCGCTGTCGCTGCTCGACGACGCCCCGGCTCTCCTCGATCGAGCCGTGGCGAGCGATCCCGCGGCGGCGCTGCGTGCCGCCGGGGTCGATCCCGTCGAATGGCCGGGGTGGCAGGCGATCGAGCGGGCGGAGGCGGAGCTCGGGCGTTCCCTCGGGCGTGGTTCGGTGAAGATCCCGGACTGGCCGGGACTGCTCTCGGCGGCACGTGGCGGGCTTTCCGGCCGGGCGGGCTGA
- a CDS encoding DUF305 domain-containing protein, with translation MPHRRTSAARTPAATATPSRRAWAATGLLTAAVLALGACDSGSESDSGSGSKATSPSSTGPSVIAPGKPGETAATLSAEDAAKKRTDDDSPNSADFEYVEKMIPHHSQALEMTELVPKRAKSTKVKRLADRITAAQKPEIGAMERWLKVHAKKGKRGAKSPKPGHGDHGDHAGMPGMATPAQLKQLRAAKGEAFDQLFLKLMITHHTGAVTMATDALSQGNNLLVEEMANDVVAQQTSEINRMRGMG, from the coding sequence GTGCCCCACCGCCGTACGTCCGCCGCCCGTACGCCCGCCGCGACCGCAACGCCGTCCAGGCGCGCCTGGGCCGCGACCGGACTGCTCACGGCAGCCGTCCTCGCGCTCGGGGCCTGCGACTCCGGCTCGGAATCGGACTCGGGCTCCGGGAGCAAGGCCACGTCGCCTTCCTCGACCGGCCCTTCGGTCATCGCGCCCGGCAAGCCGGGTGAGACCGCGGCGACGCTCTCCGCCGAGGACGCCGCGAAGAAGAGAACCGACGACGACAGCCCGAACTCCGCCGACTTCGAGTACGTCGAGAAGATGATCCCGCACCACAGCCAGGCCCTGGAGATGACCGAACTCGTCCCGAAGCGGGCGAAGTCCACCAAGGTGAAGCGTCTCGCCGACCGCATCACCGCCGCCCAGAAGCCGGAGATCGGCGCGATGGAGCGGTGGTTGAAGGTCCACGCGAAGAAGGGGAAGAGGGGGGCGAAGTCGCCGAAGCCGGGACACGGCGATCACGGCGATCACGCGGGCATGCCGGGGATGGCGACGCCCGCCCAGCTCAAGCAGTTGCGCGCGGCCAAGGGCGAGGCCTTCGACCAGCTGTTCCTGAAGCTGATGATCACCCACCACACCGGCGCGGTGACGATGGCCACCGACGCGCTCTCCCAGGGCAACAACCTGCTCGTCGAGGAGATGGCCAACGACGTCGTGGCCCAGCAGACGAGTGAGATCAATCGGATGCGCGGGATGGGATGA
- a CDS encoding LVIVD repeat-containing protein: MTLLNEPRTRRRRLGVVAAAAGLLAALLTAAPAGATPDPGDTPKAPKKVSKSDAEDTRKAISDGKIPAPDEIVHSDNIEHLANIPKDALPGTNSDLAFQGKYAFAGNYDGFRIFDISNPKKPKTVAQVLCPGSQNDVSVSGDLLFLSTDSSRSDSSCSSTTQPATEKSSWEGMKVFDISDKRNPRYVAAVETACGSHTHTLVPERRNVYVYVSSYAPSASFPDCQPPHDGISVIKVPRKAPHKAAVVGFPVLFPGEGPDGGGNPGGPTNPGVSKTTGCHDITVLPSKDLAAGACMGDGILFSIKDPERPKVIDRVQDNVNFAFWHSATFNQRADKVVFTDELGGGGGATCNAEIGPNRGADGIYEIKGWGDKRKLVFKSYFKIPRHQADTENCVAHNGSLIPVKGKDLMVQAWYQGGVSVWDFTDSTKPKEIAYFERGPISADQLVGGGSWSAYYYNGHIYSNDMVKGFDVLKLNDKRTKPAERVRMRELNVQTQPDYFGWHD, from the coding sequence GTGACCCTGTTGAACGAACCCAGAACGCGCCGCAGACGCCTGGGAGTTGTCGCGGCCGCGGCCGGGCTGCTGGCCGCGCTGCTGACCGCGGCGCCCGCCGGGGCGACCCCGGACCCGGGTGACACCCCCAAGGCCCCCAAGAAGGTGTCGAAGAGCGACGCCGAGGACACCAGGAAGGCGATATCCGACGGCAAGATCCCGGCGCCGGACGAGATCGTCCACTCCGACAACATCGAGCACCTGGCGAACATCCCCAAGGACGCGCTGCCCGGGACGAACTCGGACCTCGCCTTCCAGGGAAAGTACGCCTTCGCGGGCAACTACGACGGCTTCCGCATCTTCGACATCAGCAATCCGAAGAAGCCGAAGACGGTCGCGCAGGTCCTCTGTCCCGGATCGCAGAACGACGTGTCGGTCTCCGGCGACCTGCTGTTCCTGTCAACGGACTCCTCGCGCAGCGACAGCTCCTGCTCCAGCACGACGCAGCCCGCCACGGAGAAGTCGTCCTGGGAGGGCATGAAGGTCTTCGACATCAGCGACAAGAGGAACCCGCGCTACGTCGCCGCCGTCGAGACCGCCTGCGGCTCGCACACCCACACGCTGGTCCCCGAGCGCCGCAACGTCTACGTGTACGTCTCCTCGTACGCGCCGAGCGCGTCGTTCCCGGACTGCCAGCCGCCGCACGACGGCATCTCCGTCATCAAGGTGCCGCGCAAGGCCCCGCACAAGGCCGCGGTCGTCGGCTTCCCCGTGCTGTTCCCGGGCGAGGGTCCGGACGGCGGCGGCAACCCGGGCGGGCCCACCAACCCGGGCGTCTCCAAGACCACCGGCTGCCACGACATCACGGTCCTGCCCTCCAAGGACCTGGCGGCGGGCGCCTGCATGGGTGACGGCATCCTGTTCTCCATCAAGGATCCCGAACGCCCGAAGGTCATCGACCGCGTTCAGGACAACGTGAACTTCGCTTTCTGGCACTCGGCGACCTTCAATCAGCGGGCCGACAAGGTCGTGTTCACCGACGAGCTCGGCGGTGGCGGCGGCGCCACCTGCAACGCCGAGATAGGGCCGAACCGCGGCGCCGACGGCATCTACGAGATCAAGGGCTGGGGCGACAAGCGCAAGCTGGTCTTCAAGAGCTACTTCAAGATCCCGCGCCACCAGGCGGACACCGAGAACTGCGTGGCCCACAACGGTTCGCTGATCCCCGTCAAGGGCAAGGACCTCATGGTCCAGGCCTGGTACCAGGGCGGCGTTTCCGTCTGGGACTTCACCGACTCGACCAAGCCCAAGGAGATCGCCTACTTCGAGCGCGGCCCCATCTCCGCCGATCAACTCGTCGGCGGCGGCTCCTGGTCGGCGTACTACTACAACGGCCACATCTACTCGAACGACATGGTCAAGGGCTTCGACGTCCTGAAGCTCAACGACAAGCGCACCAAGCCCGCCGAGCGGGTCCGGATGCGTGAGCTGAACGTGCAGACGCAGCCGGACTACTTCGGCTGGCACGACTGA
- a CDS encoding DUF6214 family protein encodes MGWVRDLDEGWPGAGTGFGGDAGVDSGAGADLGVDAAGCVEVSVAVGAGQPAGAGGEFASSLGRGGDCGAAGDEPGPSAEGAGVRDGVPPSLFHVRLAFGGDGGGAGEGGGAERGGFGGESADGGCCRGAPRGADVLAVVSDGRIAIEEVRACPPLPLDDLMALAARIEGPLHDAFRGLVDRHGTADALCRGGGSAQEPPGARRGRPSARRGNAVRNVAAEAYRGALDDGEDPVLAVMRATGRSRRKSLRLIAGARDAGLLVSRHHRR; translated from the coding sequence GTGGGATGGGTCAGGGACCTGGACGAGGGGTGGCCGGGGGCCGGGACGGGCTTCGGCGGGGACGCGGGCGTCGACAGCGGGGCGGGGGCGGACCTCGGTGTGGATGCGGCAGGGTGCGTCGAGGTCTCAGTCGCAGTGGGGGCCGGGCAACCCGCGGGCGCGGGAGGGGAGTTCGCCTCATCGCTGGGTCGGGGCGGCGACTGCGGTGCGGCAGGTGACGAGCCGGGCCCGAGCGCGGAGGGCGCCGGGGTCCGGGACGGCGTGCCGCCCTCGCTCTTCCACGTGCGCCTCGCCTTCGGCGGCGACGGCGGCGGTGCCGGTGAGGGTGGTGGAGCCGAACGCGGCGGATTCGGCGGCGAGAGCGCCGATGGCGGCTGCTGCCGTGGCGCGCCCCGCGGCGCCGACGTCCTCGCGGTCGTCTCGGACGGGCGGATCGCCATCGAGGAAGTCCGCGCCTGTCCCCCGCTTCCCCTCGACGACCTCATGGCGCTCGCCGCGCGGATCGAGGGCCCCCTCCACGACGCCTTCCGCGGCCTGGTGGACCGCCACGGAACCGCCGACGCGCTCTGCCGGGGCGGCGGCTCCGCCCAGGAGCCGCCCGGTGCGCGCCGGGGCCGCCCGTCCGCGCGACGCGGCAACGCGGTGCGGAACGTCGCGGCGGAGGCCTACCGCGGGGCGCTGGACGACGGCGAGGACCCGGTGCTCGCCGTGATGCGGGCGACAGGGCGCAGCCGCCGCAAGTCGCTGCGGCTCATCGCGGGGGCGCGGGACGCGGGGCTCCTGGTGTCGCGACACCACCGCCGCTAG